In one Paracoccus everestensis genomic region, the following are encoded:
- a CDS encoding heavy metal translocating P-type ATPase — translation MTVQSTDLPVPGNPSDLITTRLSIQGMSCAACSGRVSRALSARPGVADAQVNLLAGTASIRHEPTLSPADLAQAVTKLGYPAAIPQEATRVRTENEAATLKRAFLAALALTLPVFVAEMGGHLIRGFHHWLHGLVGTAPLNWMQMILTAAVLAGPGRRFFATGIPALLRGGPEMNSLVALGSGAAFLYSAVVVLVPGLIPPASRHVYFEAAAVIVTLILMGRWLEARAKGQAGAAIRALIELAPDRATALRDGKPVPMAVTDLWPGDLVLLAPGERVAVDGIVTEGRGHVDEAMLTGEPVPAEKSPGDPVTGGTVNGSAALTYRVTATGSDTTLSRIVAMVEGAQNARLPVQALVDRITRVFVPVVIGLALLTVLVWLVFGPDLAHAVVAGVAVLIIACPCAMGLAVPVSIMVGTGRGAQLGVLFRRGEALQRLSNARLIGFDKTGTLTRGHPELVAIHVDGISEDDALRLAAGAEARSEHPLGAAIVAGAVSRGLDLPPAAEVRATAGRGLTGLVQGHRLLIGNLSALAESGIDAAPRLRNAAEDMARQGATPVYLAVDDRHVASFALADRIRDEAPDTIDTLHRMGLKTAMLSGDVPATAQAVAGQLGIDHVQAGLMPGDKLTAIGDMGAGSVFVGDGINDAPALAAAETGIAIGTGTSIAIESADLVLMSGDLGGVPRAIRLSRAVMRNIRQNLFWAFAYNTALIPIAMGVLVPFGGPQLSPMLGAGAMALSSVCVVGNALRLRGVR, via the coding sequence ATGACCGTTCAATCCACTGACCTGCCCGTTCCAGGCAACCCGTCCGACCTGATCACCACTCGCCTGTCCATCCAGGGGATGAGCTGCGCCGCCTGTTCGGGCCGCGTCTCGCGCGCGCTGTCCGCCCGTCCCGGCGTGGCGGATGCGCAGGTCAACCTGCTGGCCGGCACCGCGAGCATCCGCCACGAACCCACCCTGTCGCCCGCCGACCTGGCCCAAGCCGTGACCAAGCTGGGCTATCCGGCAGCCATCCCGCAAGAAGCCACGCGGGTTCGGACGGAAAACGAGGCCGCGACGCTGAAGCGCGCCTTCCTGGCCGCCCTCGCCCTGACCCTGCCGGTCTTCGTGGCGGAAATGGGCGGCCATCTGATCCGCGGCTTTCACCACTGGCTGCATGGCCTTGTCGGCACTGCGCCGCTGAACTGGATGCAGATGATCCTGACCGCCGCCGTGCTTGCCGGGCCGGGCCGGCGGTTCTTTGCGACAGGTATCCCGGCCCTGCTGCGCGGCGGCCCTGAAATGAACAGCCTTGTGGCGCTCGGGTCCGGGGCGGCGTTCCTGTATTCGGCGGTCGTGGTGCTGGTCCCCGGCCTGATCCCGCCCGCATCCCGCCATGTCTATTTCGAGGCTGCGGCGGTGATCGTCACCCTGATCCTCATGGGCCGCTGGCTCGAGGCGCGGGCCAAGGGCCAGGCAGGCGCCGCGATCCGCGCCCTGATCGAACTGGCGCCCGACCGCGCCACTGCCCTGCGCGACGGAAAGCCCGTTCCCATGGCTGTCACCGATCTGTGGCCGGGCGATCTGGTCCTGCTGGCACCGGGCGAACGCGTGGCCGTCGATGGCATCGTGACCGAAGGACGGGGCCATGTCGACGAAGCCATGCTGACCGGGGAACCCGTTCCCGCCGAAAAATCCCCCGGCGATCCCGTCACGGGCGGCACGGTGAACGGCAGCGCCGCGCTGACCTATCGCGTCACGGCCACCGGATCGGACACCACCCTGTCCCGCATCGTCGCCATGGTGGAAGGGGCGCAGAACGCCCGCCTGCCGGTGCAGGCCCTGGTGGACCGGATCACCCGCGTCTTCGTGCCCGTGGTGATCGGACTGGCCTTGCTGACGGTCCTGGTGTGGCTGGTCTTCGGTCCCGACCTGGCCCACGCGGTCGTGGCAGGCGTGGCCGTGCTGATCATCGCCTGCCCCTGCGCGATGGGCTTGGCGGTTCCGGTATCGATCATGGTCGGCACAGGCAGGGGCGCGCAACTGGGCGTGCTGTTCCGCCGGGGCGAGGCCTTGCAGCGCCTGTCGAACGCCCGACTGATCGGCTTTGACAAGACCGGCACCCTGACGCGCGGGCATCCCGAATTGGTTGCGATCCATGTGGACGGCATTTCCGAAGACGACGCCCTGCGCCTTGCCGCGGGTGCCGAGGCGCGGTCGGAACACCCCCTGGGCGCGGCCATCGTCGCGGGCGCGGTGTCGCGCGGCCTGGATCTGCCGCCCGCGGCCGAGGTCCGGGCCACGGCGGGGCGCGGCCTTACAGGCCTGGTCCAGGGGCATCGCCTGCTGATCGGCAATCTTTCCGCGCTGGCCGAAAGCGGCATCGACGCGGCCCCCAGACTGCGCAATGCCGCCGAAGACATGGCCCGCCAAGGCGCCACCCCCGTTTATCTGGCTGTCGATGACCGCCATGTTGCCAGCTTTGCCTTGGCCGACCGAATCCGCGACGAGGCGCCGGACACCATCGACACTTTGCACCGCATGGGCCTGAAAACCGCCATGCTGTCGGGCGACGTTCCCGCCACGGCCCAGGCTGTGGCCGGGCAGCTTGGCATCGACCATGTGCAGGCGGGCCTGATGCCCGGAGACAAGCTGACCGCGATCGGCGACATGGGCGCGGGATCGGTTTTCGTGGGCGACGGCATCAATGACGCACCCGCCCTTGCCGCCGCCGAAACCGGCATCGCCATCGGCACCGGTACCAGCATTGCCATCGAATCGGCCGATCTGGTGCTGATGTCGGGCGACCTGGGGGGCGTTCCGCGCGCCATCCGCCTGTCGCGCGCAGTGATGCGCAACATCCGCCAGAACCTGTTCTGGGCCTTTGCCTATAACACCGCGCTGATTCCGATCGCCATGGGTGTGCTGGTGCCGTTCGGCGGGCCGCAGCTGTCCCCCATGCTGGGGGCTGGGGCCATGGCGCTGTCGTCGGTCTGCGTGGTAGGCAACGCCTTGCGGCTGCGGGGTGTGCGATGA
- a CDS encoding arylesterase produces the protein MIGRRGLLAGTGAMALAGAAPPRPRVLAFGDSLFAGYGVARGAGMVPQLQAWLDRNGPPARMVPAALSGDTTYGGRVRIGLSLRRHRPDAVIVELGGNDMLLGWSAARAEANLDAILAQAGQGGRPLLLVGLNPIPGEQAWRQAWRAIWPRLAERHGAVLLPSLYAPIAALPKADHRSYLLADGVHPNAAGIRLMAAALGPKVQQMLG, from the coding sequence ATGATCGGGCGCCGCGGGCTGCTGGCCGGGACGGGCGCCATGGCCCTGGCAGGCGCCGCCCCGCCGCGCCCGCGCGTGCTGGCCTTTGGGGACAGCCTCTTTGCGGGCTATGGCGTGGCGCGGGGCGCGGGAATGGTGCCGCAGTTGCAGGCATGGCTGGATCGCAACGGCCCCCCGGCACGGATGGTCCCGGCGGCGCTGTCGGGCGACACCACCTATGGCGGGCGCGTTCGGATCGGGCTGTCGCTGCGCCGCCACCGCCCCGATGCGGTCATTGTCGAACTGGGTGGCAACGATATGCTGCTGGGCTGGTCCGCCGCGCGGGCCGAGGCGAACCTGGACGCGATCCTCGCCCAGGCCGGTCAGGGCGGGCGCCCGCTGTTGCTGGTCGGCTTGAACCCTATCCCGGGCGAGCAGGCCTGGCGGCAAGCGTGGCGGGCGATCTGGCCGCGCCTGGCGGAACGTCACGGTGCGGTGCTGCTGCCCAGCCTTTACGCGCCCATCGCAGCCCTGCCCAAGGCCGATCACCGCAGCTATCTGCTGGCCGACGGCGTCCATCCGAACGCCGCGGGCATCAGGCTGATGGCCGCGGCGCTTGGACCGAAGGTTCAGCAGATGCTGGGCTAG
- a CDS encoding copper chaperone PCu(A)C, which yields MIRIILAATAALIPVAAFAHDGLAIRDAYARSANPQTGAVFLVVENHRKVECRLTGVSSSAAEMVELHTHAEADGVMKMQKIEGGIAIPAGGEHALARGGDHVMLMGLTSPLAQGDSVALTLDFGDCGTQQVEAAVDNDRAAEAEATAAHKGH from the coding sequence ATGATCCGCATCATTCTTGCCGCAACCGCGGCCCTTATCCCTGTTGCCGCATTTGCCCATGACGGGCTGGCCATCCGCGACGCCTATGCCCGCAGCGCCAATCCGCAGACGGGCGCCGTTTTCCTGGTGGTCGAAAACCACCGCAAGGTGGAATGCCGCCTGACCGGCGTTTCATCAAGCGCCGCCGAGATGGTCGAACTGCACACCCATGCCGAGGCCGACGGCGTGATGAAGATGCAGAAGATCGAGGGCGGCATTGCCATTCCCGCAGGCGGCGAACACGCGCTGGCGCGCGGCGGCGACCATGTGATGCTGATGGGGCTGACCTCGCCCTTGGCCCAGGGCGACAGCGTTGCCCTGACGCTCGATTTCGGCGATTGCGGCACCCAGCAGGTCGAGGCTGCGGTGGACAACGACCGCGCCGCTGAGGCCGAGGCAACTGCCGCCCACAAGGGCCACTAG
- the rpmB gene encoding 50S ribosomal protein L28, translating to MSRVCELTGKGPMSGNNVSHANNKTRRRFLPNLNEVTLTSEKMNRGYSLRISAAALRSVDHRGGLDAFLAKAKDTELSDRALKIKREIAKVEAQA from the coding sequence ATGTCGCGCGTCTGCGAACTGACCGGCAAAGGCCCGATGAGCGGTAACAACGTCAGCCACGCCAACAACAAGACCCGCCGCCGGTTCCTGCCGAACCTGAACGAGGTCACGTTGACGTCGGAAAAGATGAACCGCGGCTATTCGCTGCGCATCTCGGCGGCTGCTCTGCGTTCGGTCGATCACCGTGGCGGGCTGGACGCCTTTCTGGCAAAGGCCAAGGATACCGAACTGTCGGACCGCGCCCTGAAGATCAAGCGCGAGATCGCCAAGGTCGAAGCACAGGCCTGA
- a CDS encoding bifunctional transcriptional activator/DNA repair enzyme AdaA, with protein MLDLPDTDTLYAALLARDPAWEGRALVGVTTTGIFCRLTCPARKPLPQNCRWFATPDAAQAAGFRPCRRCYPLGPTAEGDALVGDLIARLEARPGHRWSESDLLALGHDPSTVRRAFKRHFGQSFLDMARAARLKGGMGRLAKGSAMIDAQLEAGFDSASGFRGAFARLFGHAPHQMRQGSDLLADWIDTPLGGMIAICDDQALHLLEFIDRKALPDGLRRLSTHVGGRVGLGRTATHDLTEAQLAAYFAGRAPRLDVPVTLHGTPFQQQVWRALQDIPAGQTRSYAQLAHAIGRPTATRAVARANATNRIALVVPCHRVIGADGTLTGYAGGLWRKEKLIGIERRYA; from the coding sequence ATGCTGGATTTGCCCGATACCGACACGCTTTATGCCGCCCTGCTGGCGCGCGATCCGGCCTGGGAAGGCCGCGCCCTGGTTGGCGTGACGACCACCGGCATCTTTTGCCGCCTGACTTGCCCGGCCCGAAAGCCCTTGCCGCAGAATTGCCGCTGGTTCGCCACGCCCGATGCGGCGCAGGCGGCGGGATTCCGGCCCTGCCGCCGTTGTTATCCGCTTGGCCCCACGGCCGAGGGCGATGCCCTGGTGGGCGACCTGATCGCGCGCCTGGAAGCCAGGCCCGGCCATCGCTGGTCCGAATCCGACCTGCTGGCGCTTGGGCACGACCCCTCGACCGTGCGCCGTGCGTTCAAGCGTCATTTCGGGCAAAGCTTCCTGGACATGGCCCGCGCCGCCCGGCTGAAGGGGGGAATGGGCCGCCTGGCGAAAGGATCGGCGATGATCGACGCACAGTTGGAGGCCGGGTTTGATTCGGCGTCGGGCTTTCGTGGGGCTTTTGCACGGCTGTTCGGCCATGCCCCGCACCAGATGCGGCAAGGGTCGGACTTGCTGGCCGACTGGATCGACACCCCCTTGGGCGGCATGATCGCCATCTGTGACGACCAGGCACTGCACTTGCTGGAATTCATCGACCGCAAGGCCCTGCCCGATGGACTGCGGCGCCTGTCCACCCATGTGGGCGGCCGCGTGGGCTTGGGCCGGACCGCCACCCATGACCTGACCGAGGCGCAGCTTGCAGCCTATTTCGCGGGCCGGGCGCCACGCCTGGATGTTCCCGTCACCCTGCACGGCACGCCGTTCCAGCAGCAGGTCTGGCGCGCCTTGCAGGATATCCCCGCAGGCCAGACGCGCAGCTATGCCCAGCTTGCCCATGCCATTGGCCGCCCCACGGCCACCCGCGCCGTCGCCCGCGCCAATGCCACGAACCGCATCGCCCTGGTCGTGCCCTGCCACCGGGTGATCGGCGCGGACGGCACGCTGACCGGATATGCGGGCGGGCTGTGGCGCAAGGAAAAGCTGATCGGGATCGAGCGTCGCTATGCCTGA
- the meaB gene encoding methylmalonyl Co-A mutase-associated GTPase MeaB, whose translation MDKLLEPLVTGDRRALSRAITLIESTRPDHRARAVALLADLPDRQSLRIGLSGTPGVGKSTFIEAFGTMLTEQGLRVAVLAVDPSSTRSGGSILGDKTRMETLARNPMAFIRPTPSNAQLGGVARRTREAIRLCEAAGYDVVLIETVGVGQSETLVAEMCDLFVLLLAPAGGDELQGVKRGIMEMADLILVNKADGELLGTARRTVADYAGALRLLRRRPQDPQGFPKALPVSAATGDGLAGAWDQMQALAGWRRDQGHFASNRAEQARQWFVADVREGLLARLETAAARDRLACLGDAVAGGSKAPADAAHAMLDWLARQE comes from the coding sequence ATGGACAAGCTTCTGGAACCCCTGGTCACAGGCGACCGGCGCGCCCTGTCGCGGGCGATCACGCTGATCGAATCGACACGCCCCGACCATCGCGCCCGCGCGGTCGCGCTGCTGGCCGACCTGCCCGACCGCCAGTCCTTGCGCATCGGGCTGTCAGGCACGCCCGGCGTGGGCAAGTCCACCTTTATCGAGGCGTTCGGGACCATGCTGACCGAACAGGGCTTGCGCGTGGCGGTGCTGGCGGTCGATCCGTCCTCGACCCGGTCCGGCGGGTCCATTCTGGGCGACAAGACCCGGATGGAGACGCTGGCCCGCAACCCCATGGCCTTCATCCGCCCCACGCCTTCCAACGCGCAGCTTGGCGGCGTGGCACGGCGCACGCGCGAGGCGATCCGCCTGTGCGAGGCGGCGGGCTATGACGTGGTCCTGATCGAAACCGTGGGGGTGGGCCAGTCCGAGACCCTTGTGGCCGAGATGTGCGACCTGTTCGTGCTGCTGCTGGCCCCGGCGGGGGGCGACGAATTGCAGGGCGTCAAGCGCGGCATCATGGAAATGGCCGACCTGATCCTGGTCAACAAGGCCGATGGCGAATTGCTGGGCACCGCGCGCCGCACGGTGGCCGATTATGCAGGCGCGTTGCGGCTGTTGCGCAGGCGTCCCCAGGATCCGCAGGGCTTTCCCAAGGCGCTGCCGGTATCGGCCGCGACGGGCGACGGGCTGGCGGGCGCCTGGGACCAGATGCAGGCCTTGGCCGGGTGGCGGCGGGACCAGGGCCATTTCGCATCCAATCGGGCGGAACAAGCGCGGCAGTGGTTCGTGGCCGACGTGCGCGAAGGCCTGTTGGCGCGGCTGGAAACGGCTGCCGCGCGCGACCGGCTGGCCTGTCTGGGCGATGCCGTGGCGGGCGGCAGCAAAGCCCCGGCCGATGCGGCGCACGCCATGCTGGACTGGTTGGCGCGGCAGGAATAA
- a CDS encoding thioredoxin domain-containing protein yields the protein MTRILAALALVLFALPAAAGPLRLLMVEKQGCVYCEAWDRNIGQGYAATNAGRAAPLMRVDIHGPYPDGLALARRPFVTPTFILLDGGSEVGRLEGHMTAPQFYPALSALLEQAR from the coding sequence ATGACTCGCATCCTTGCCGCCCTTGCCCTTGTGCTGTTCGCCCTGCCCGCTGCCGCTGGCCCGCTGCGCCTGCTGATGGTCGAGAAACAGGGCTGCGTTTATTGCGAAGCCTGGGACCGCAACATCGGGCAGGGATACGCCGCGACGAATGCGGGCCGCGCGGCCCCCCTGATGCGGGTGGATATCCATGGTCCCTACCCCGACGGTCTGGCCCTGGCCCGGCGCCCCTTCGTCACGCCCACCTTTATCCTGCTGGACGGGGGATCCGAGGTCGGCAGGCTGGAAGGCCACATGACCGCCCCGCAATTCTATCCGGCCCTGTCAGCCCTGCTGGAGCAGGCGCGATGA
- the serS gene encoding serine--tRNA ligase, whose translation MHDIRAIRENPAAFDAALSRRGLAPLSDRILSLDADRRARIVAAETAQADQNRASKDVGAAKARGDDAEFERLRGLVAEKKADITRMQAEVSLLDGRLRDLLMEIPNLPLDSVPDGADEADNVELRRWGSPRAFDFTPVEHFEIAGVRPGMDFETAAKLSGSRFVVLKGGVARIHRALAQFMLDLHITQHDLQETWTPVLVLENMMVGTGQLPKFGEDSYLTREGYWLIPTSEVTLTNTVHGDLVEHATLPRRMVAHSQCFRSEAGSAGRDTTGMLRQHQFEKVEMVSITDGDTGVAEHDRMTRCAEAVLEGLELPYRTIVLCTGDMGFGARITHDIEVWLPGQDKYREISSVSYCGDFQARRMNARYRSDQTGKPEFVHTLNGSGLAVGRALIAVLENGQQADGSVILPAALHPYLGGATMLGADGGLG comes from the coding sequence ATGCATGACATCCGTGCCATCCGGGAAAACCCCGCAGCCTTTGACGCGGCCTTGTCGCGGCGCGGGCTTGCCCCCCTGTCGGACCGCATCCTGTCGCTGGATGCCGATCGCCGCGCACGGATCGTTGCGGCGGAAACCGCCCAGGCCGACCAGAACCGCGCCAGCAAGGACGTGGGTGCCGCCAAGGCGCGGGGCGACGATGCCGAGTTCGAGCGTCTGCGCGGGCTTGTGGCCGAGAAAAAGGCCGACATCACCCGGATGCAGGCCGAGGTATCCCTGCTGGATGGCCGGTTGCGCGACCTGCTGATGGAGATTCCCAATTTGCCCCTGGACAGCGTGCCCGACGGCGCGGACGAGGCGGACAATGTGGAACTGCGCCGCTGGGGCAGCCCGCGTGCCTTCGATTTCACCCCTGTCGAGCATTTCGAGATCGCGGGCGTGCGACCCGGCATGGATTTCGAGACAGCCGCGAAACTGTCGGGAAGCCGCTTCGTGGTGCTGAAGGGCGGCGTGGCACGCATCCACCGGGCGCTTGCCCAGTTCATGCTGGATCTGCACATCACCCAGCATGACCTGCAAGAAACCTGGACCCCGGTGCTGGTCCTGGAAAACATGATGGTCGGCACCGGCCAGTTGCCGAAGTTCGGCGAGGACAGCTATCTGACGCGCGAGGGTTATTGGCTGATCCCCACCTCCGAGGTGACGCTGACCAACACTGTGCATGGCGATCTTGTGGAACACGCCACCCTGCCCCGCCGCATGGTCGCGCATTCCCAGTGCTTCCGGTCCGAGGCCGGCAGCGCAGGCCGCGATACCACCGGAATGCTGCGCCAGCACCAGTTCGAGAAGGTCGAGATGGTCTCGATCACGGATGGCGACACGGGCGTGGCCGAACATGACCGCATGACCCGTTGCGCCGAGGCGGTGCTCGAAGGTCTGGAGCTGCCTTATCGCACCATTGTCCTGTGCACCGGCGACATGGGTTTTGGCGCGCGCATCACCCATGACATCGAGGTGTGGTTGCCCGGCCAGGACAAATACCGCGAAATCAGCAGCGTCAGCTATTGCGGCGACTTCCAGGCGCGGCGGATGAACGCCCGTTACCGGTCGGACCAGACCGGCAAGCCGGAATTCGTCCATACGCTGAACGGGTCGGGCCTGGCCGTAGGCCGCGCACTGATCGCCGTCTTGGAAAATGGCCAGCAGGCGGATGGGTCGGTGATTCTTCCTGCCGCGCTGCACCCCTATCTGGGCGGGGCGACGATGCTGGGGGCGGACGGCGGGCTGGGCTGA
- the der gene encoding ribosome biogenesis GTPase Der, protein MTFTLAIVGRPNVGKSTLFNRLVGKRLALVDDQPGVTRDLREGAARLGDLRFVVIDSAGLEMAEDDSLQGRMRRLTERAVDEADVCLFVIDARIGVTAADEYFADILRKRAKHVIVAANKAEGRAGESGAMEAWGLGLGEPLRISAEHGEGMDDLYRVLMPLSDQIEAERPTPVAAETDVDLSEADAESGEGAEDWRPSAARPLQLAVIGRPNAGKSTLINKIIGEDRLLTGPEAGITRDSISVATEFMGTPMRIFDTAGMRKRAKVTDKVEKLSVADGLRAVRFAEVVVVLLDVAIPFEQQDLRIADFAETEGRAVVVAANKWDLEDDKPQKLNELRANFEKLLPQLKGAPLVTVSARTGKGLDRLHAAILKAHEVWNRRISTARLNQWLGAMTESHPPPAPGGRRIRLRYMTQVKTRPPAFVVKATHTDKLPDSYQRYLVNGLRQDFDMPGTPIRLFFRDQGGDNPFKEKANKISQSGALSKHKNRQKPKGA, encoded by the coding sequence ATGACATTCACACTCGCCATCGTCGGTCGGCCCAATGTCGGCAAATCGACCCTGTTCAACCGCCTTGTCGGCAAGCGCCTGGCCTTGGTCGATGACCAGCCCGGCGTCACCCGCGACCTGCGCGAAGGCGCCGCCCGGCTGGGCGACCTGCGCTTTGTCGTGATCGACAGCGCCGGCCTGGAAATGGCCGAGGACGACAGCCTGCAAGGCCGGATGCGCCGCCTGACCGAGCGTGCCGTGGACGAGGCCGATGTCTGCCTGTTCGTGATCGACGCGCGCATCGGCGTGACGGCAGCGGACGAATATTTCGCCGATATCCTTCGCAAGCGTGCGAAACACGTGATCGTCGCCGCCAACAAGGCCGAAGGCCGGGCAGGCGAATCCGGCGCGATGGAGGCCTGGGGCCTGGGCCTGGGAGAGCCGCTGCGCATCTCCGCCGAACATGGCGAGGGGATGGACGACCTGTATCGCGTCCTGATGCCGCTATCCGACCAGATCGAGGCTGAACGGCCGACCCCGGTCGCCGCCGAAACCGACGTGGATCTGTCCGAGGCCGATGCCGAGAGCGGCGAAGGGGCCGAGGATTGGCGCCCGTCTGCCGCGCGTCCGTTGCAACTGGCGGTAATCGGGCGGCCCAATGCGGGCAAGTCCACGCTGATCAACAAGATCATCGGCGAGGACCGGCTGCTGACCGGACCCGAGGCCGGGATCACCCGCGATTCGATCAGCGTCGCGACCGAGTTCATGGGCACGCCCATGCGCATCTTCGACACCGCCGGGATGCGAAAGCGCGCCAAGGTCACGGACAAGGTCGAAAAGCTGTCGGTGGCCGACGGGTTGCGCGCCGTCCGCTTTGCGGAAGTCGTCGTGGTGCTTCTGGATGTGGCGATCCCCTTTGAACAGCAGGATCTGCGCATCGCCGACTTTGCGGAAACCGAGGGTCGGGCGGTCGTGGTGGCCGCGAACAAGTGGGATCTGGAAGACGACAAGCCGCAGAAACTGAACGAGCTGCGCGCGAACTTCGAAAAGCTGCTGCCGCAGTTGAAGGGCGCACCCCTGGTCACCGTGTCCGCGCGCACCGGCAAGGGGCTGGACCGGCTGCACGCCGCGATCCTCAAGGCGCACGAGGTCTGGAACCGCCGCATTTCGACCGCGCGCCTGAACCAGTGGCTGGGGGCCATGACCGAAAGCCACCCGCCCCCCGCGCCCGGCGGGCGCCGGATCCGGCTGCGCTACATGACGCAGGTGAAGACCCGGCCCCCGGCCTTCGTGGTCAAGGCGACCCATACCGACAAGCTGCCGGACAGCTATCAGCGGTATCTGGTCAACGGCCTGCGCCAGGATTTCGATATGCCCGGCACCCCGATCCGGCTGTTCTTCCGCGACCAGGGGGGCGACAATCCCTTCAAGGAAAAGGCCAACAAGATCAGCCAGTCTGGTGCCTTGTCCAAGCACAAGAACCGGCAAAAGCCCAAGGGGGCCTAG
- a CDS encoding PQQ-like beta-propeller repeat protein — protein sequence MTATLRLTLALAATLGLGACGERDTILPGQRLDPLAVTSPDGPAIDGPAPVTSTALSLAAPVANAEWTHRAGNAAHQPGHLAVGAGTSRIWTANIGDGSGKRHRISADPVVGGGLVFTLDSRTRVTATTTGGATAWTSDIAPALETRDSVSGGGLAYEGGRVYATSGFGELVALDAASGRVLWRQRVDAPIGGGPAVQNGTVYVLGRNDIGWAVRAADGKVLWQTSGTPSTAGVMGVSVPAIQGNTVVFPFASGQLLAADRETGATLWTAQIGGIRIGRAIANIRDVTGDPVISGNVVYGGTSSGRINAVELDSGIEAWSARDGANSPVVVAGGSVFAVNDQAELIRLDAATGGVIWRVPMPYYTTERIRRQDRIHAHFGPVLAGGRLFVVSSDGVMRVFDPNSGALTGQAEIPGGAAAAPAVAGQTIYVVSRSGQLHAFR from the coding sequence ATGACCGCCACGCTGCGACTGACCCTGGCCCTGGCGGCCACGCTGGGCCTGGGGGCTTGCGGCGAACGGGACACCATCCTGCCAGGCCAAAGGCTGGATCCGCTGGCCGTGACCTCGCCCGATGGTCCCGCCATCGATGGCCCGGCGCCCGTCACCTCGACCGCGCTGTCGCTGGCGGCACCTGTTGCCAATGCTGAATGGACGCATCGGGCGGGCAATGCCGCGCATCAGCCGGGGCATCTGGCCGTGGGCGCGGGAACCAGCCGCATCTGGACCGCGAATATCGGCGACGGCAGCGGCAAGCGCCATCGCATCAGCGCCGACCCCGTCGTGGGGGGCGGGCTGGTCTTCACGCTGGACAGCCGCACGCGCGTGACCGCGACGACCACCGGCGGCGCCACCGCCTGGACCAGCGACATCGCCCCGGCCCTGGAAACCCGCGACAGCGTGTCGGGCGGCGGCCTTGCCTATGAGGGCGGGCGTGTTTATGCGACCAGCGGCTTTGGCGAACTGGTCGCGCTTGATGCGGCCTCGGGCCGCGTGCTGTGGCGCCAGCGGGTCGATGCGCCGATCGGCGGCGGTCCGGCAGTGCAGAACGGCACGGTCTATGTCCTGGGGCGCAACGACATCGGCTGGGCGGTTCGCGCGGCCGATGGCAAGGTGCTGTGGCAGACTTCGGGCACGCCCTCGACCGCAGGGGTGATGGGTGTGTCTGTCCCGGCGATCCAGGGCAATACGGTGGTCTTCCCCTTTGCATCCGGCCAGCTTCTGGCAGCCGATCGCGAAACCGGCGCAACGCTCTGGACCGCTCAGATCGGCGGGATACGGATCGGGCGCGCCATTGCCAATATCCGCGACGTGACCGGCGATCCGGTGATTTCGGGCAACGTGGTCTATGGCGGCACCTCGTCGGGCCGCATCAACGCCGTCGAACTGGACAGCGGAATCGAGGCCTGGTCCGCGCGCGACGGGGCCAACAGCCCGGTCGTCGTGGCGGGCGGGTCGGTCTTCGCCGTCAACGACCAGGCCGAACTGATCCGGCTGGACGCCGCGACCGGCGGCGTGATCTGGCGCGTCCCCATGCCCTATTACACAACCGAACGCATCCGCAGGCAGGACCGGATCCATGCCCATTTCGGCCCCGTGCTGGCCGGGGGACGGTTGTTCGTCGTGTCCTCGGACGGGGTGATGCGGGTCTTCGACCCGAATTCCGGCGCCCTGACTGGCCAGGCGGAAATCCCCGGCGGTGCCGCCGCCGCCCCTGCCGTTGCGGGCCAGACGATCTATGTCGTCTCGCGCAGCGGCCAATTGCACGCATTCAGATGA